GACGAGGTGCGGCTCGACGAGGAGACGGTCACAACGATACGGCGGCATGGCCGGCCGGACGCTCCGCTCCGTCTGGTTCTGAGTCATGGCAACGGCCTCGCCATCGACGCCTACTACCCGTTCTGGTCGCTCCTGGCGGACGAGTTCGACCTGATCGTCTACGACGTGAGGAACCACGGCTGGAATGCCGTCGGTGAGCAGACGAACCACAACATCCCGACGATGATCCACGATCATGACGTCCTCGCCGGGGCCATCGCCGAGCGCTATGGGGACAAGCCGACTGTCGGCGTGTTCCATTCGCTGACGACGATCGTCGCCATCCTCTCGTTCTCCGACCCGTACTCGGCTCTGGTGCTCTTCGATCCGCCCTTCTGCAAGCCCGCCGCGAGTGAGGCCGAGTTCGACGACGCCGCCGATCGCGCAACGGCGCTGACCCGGCGGCGGGCGTCCTACTTCCGTTCCGAAGAGGAGTTCTCGGACCTTCTCCGGTACTCCCCGGTGTATGCCCGGGTGCTGCCGGGCGTGCGGGAACTCGTGGCTAGCACGACGCTCAGGAGGGCAGCTGACGCAGCCGACGGCGAGGGCCGCGAACTCCGCTGTCCGCGGGAGTTCGAAGCGCAGGTCTCGGAGTACGTGAGGATTTGCCCCGCTGCTGGATCTGAGCCTGCTTTCCTGCCCGACGAAGGTGATCGGCGCCGACCCGACCCTGCCGTATGCGTACCTGCCGA
This portion of the Acidobacteriota bacterium genome encodes:
- a CDS encoding alpha/beta hydrolase — translated: MTVWEVPEPLAVDEVRLDEETVTTIRRHGRPDAPLRLVLSHGNGLAIDAYYPFWSLLADEFDLIVYDVRNHGWNAVGEQTNHNIPTMIHDHDVLAGAIAERYGDKPTVGVFHSLTTIVAILSFSDPYSALVLFDPPFCKPAASEAEFDDAADRATALTRRRASYFRSEEEFSDLLRYSPVYARVLPGVRELVASTTLRRAADAADGEGRELRCPREFEAQVSEYVRICPAAGSEPAFLPDEGDRRRPDPAVCVPAELRPEEHPERGLRLHRGLKPLPATGETGGMRRHAPGFSASDGFAGRVHPVTPAFEGIAG